The Pantoea vagans genome includes a window with the following:
- the pcnB gene encoding polynucleotide adenylyltransferase PcnB translates to MFTRVANFCRRVLKRDEEVPEEVETESLMTVIPRESHNISRKDISENALKVLYRLNKAGFEAYLVGGGVRDLLLGKKPKDFDITTNATPEQMRKLFRNCRLVGRRFRLAHVMFGPEVIEVATFRGHHQEESEEDRNSSQRGQNGMLLRDNIFGSIEDDAQRRDLTINSLYYSVADFTVRDYVGGLQDLEDGVIRLIGDPETRYREDPVRMLRVVRFAAKLEMRIAAETAEPIPRLATLLNDIPPARMFEESLKLLQAGYGLRTYQMMREYQLFQPLFPMLTRGFTAESDSLMERMLIQVLKNTDNRIQNDMRVNPAFLFAAMFWYPQLESAERIAQESGLTYYDAFALSMNETLDEACRALAIPKRITTLIRDIWQLQLRMSRRHGKRAWKLMEHPKFRAAYDLLALRADVENNRELQSLTHWWGEFQAAAPVQQKNMMTTLGDDPAPRRKPRRPRRRPTGPRRDTNSPS, encoded by the coding sequence ATTTTTACCCGAGTCGCTAATTTTTGCCGGAGAGTCCTCAAGCGTGACGAGGAGGTGCCTGAAGAGGTGGAAACCGAGAGTCTGATGACCGTCATTCCCCGTGAAAGCCACAACATCTCACGCAAAGATATCAGCGAAAACGCCCTTAAAGTGCTGTATCGCCTGAATAAAGCCGGTTTCGAAGCATACCTGGTTGGCGGTGGCGTGCGTGATTTACTGCTGGGTAAAAAGCCGAAAGACTTTGATATCACCACCAACGCCACACCAGAGCAGATGCGCAAATTGTTCCGCAACTGCCGCCTGGTCGGTCGTCGTTTCCGCCTGGCCCACGTGATGTTTGGTCCGGAAGTGATCGAAGTGGCGACCTTCCGTGGTCACCATCAGGAAGAGAGTGAAGAGGATCGCAACAGCTCACAGCGCGGTCAGAATGGCATGCTGCTGCGTGATAACATTTTCGGCAGCATTGAAGATGATGCCCAGCGCCGCGATCTCACCATCAACAGCCTCTACTACAGTGTGGCGGATTTCACCGTCCGTGATTACGTGGGTGGTTTACAGGATCTTGAGGATGGCGTGATTCGCCTGATTGGCGATCCAGAAACCCGTTATCGCGAAGACCCGGTGCGCATGCTGCGCGTGGTGCGTTTCGCCGCCAAGCTGGAAATGCGCATTGCCGCTGAAACTGCCGAGCCGATTCCACGCCTGGCCACGCTGTTAAACGATATTCCGCCTGCGCGTATGTTTGAGGAGTCCCTCAAACTGCTGCAAGCCGGTTACGGTCTACGCACCTATCAGATGATGCGTGAATATCAGTTGTTCCAGCCGCTGTTCCCGATGCTGACGCGCGGTTTCACGGCCGAGAGCGACAGCTTGATGGAACGCATGCTGATTCAGGTGCTGAAGAACACGGACAACCGCATTCAGAATGATATGCGCGTCAATCCTGCCTTCCTGTTTGCCGCGATGTTCTGGTATCCACAGTTAGAGTCGGCAGAGCGTATTGCACAGGAGAGCGGGCTGACCTACTACGATGCGTTCGCCCTCTCGATGAATGAAACGCTGGATGAAGCCTGCCGCGCGCTGGCGATTCCGAAGCGCATCACCACGCTGATCCGTGATATCTGGCAGCTACAACTGCGCATGTCGCGCCGTCACGGCAAACGTGCATGGAAGCTGATGGAGCATCCAAAATTCCGTGCCGCGTATGATTTGCTGGCACTGCGTGCTGACGTGGAAAATAACCGCGAACTGCAGAGTCTTACCCACTGGTGGGGCGAGTTCCAGGCGGCGGCACCTGTGCAGCAGAAAAATATGATGACCACGCTGGGCGACGATCCGGCTCCACGCCGTAAACCGCGCCGCCCTCGCCGCCGTCCAACCGGTCCGCGTCGTGATACGAACAGCCCATCATGA
- the folK gene encoding 2-amino-4-hydroxy-6-hydroxymethyldihydropteridine diphosphokinase encodes MIRVYLALGSNLADPLHQVDAALAALDALPHTSRVVTSSLYRTPPYGPPDQPDYLNAVVALDTLLEAEALLDHTQRIELEHGRVRKAERWGPRTLDLDIMLYGQQTIHTPRLTVPHYDMHNRAFMLVPLLEIAPALRLPNGQPLAGILATLDRSAIRPWNV; translated from the coding sequence ATGATCCGCGTTTATCTCGCACTCGGCAGTAATCTGGCCGATCCGCTGCATCAGGTTGATGCAGCGCTCGCCGCGCTCGATGCCCTTCCACACACCTCGCGCGTGGTGACCTCTTCGCTGTATCGTACCCCCCCTTACGGCCCGCCGGACCAGCCCGACTACCTGAATGCCGTCGTCGCGCTGGATACGTTGCTGGAAGCGGAAGCGTTGCTGGATCACACGCAACGCATTGAGCTGGAGCACGGCCGGGTTCGCAAAGCCGAGCGTTGGGGTCCGCGCACGCTCGATCTCGATATCATGCTGTATGGCCAGCAGACGATCCACACCCCGCGTCTCACCGTGCCGCATTACGATATGCACAACCGCGCATTTATGCTGGTGCCGCTGTTAGAGATCGCCCCTGCGCTGCGTCTGCCTAATGGTCAGCCGCTGGCCGGGATCCTGGCCACGCTCGATCGCAGCGCCATTCGTCCGTGGAATGTCTAG
- the panB gene encoding 3-methyl-2-oxobutanoate hydroxymethyltransferase → MKPTTISHLRQLKASGRKFATLTAYDFSFARLFADEGIQVMLIGDSLGMTVQGHESTLPVTVADIAYHTAAVRRGAPQALVMADLPFMSYATPQQTFDNAAQLMRAGANMVKLEGGEWLADTVRMLTERAVPVCGHLGLTPQSVNIFGGYKVQGRDEAGAERVLADALALEAAGAQLMVLECVPVALAARVTQALSIPVIGIGAGNVTDGQILVMHDAFGITGGHIPKFAKNFLAETGDIRAAIRQYIADVEAGVYPAAEHSFQ, encoded by the coding sequence ATGAAACCAACCACCATCTCCCATTTACGCCAGTTGAAAGCCAGTGGCCGCAAATTTGCCACCCTGACGGCTTACGATTTCAGCTTTGCCCGCCTGTTTGCCGATGAAGGCATTCAGGTGATGCTGATTGGCGACTCCCTCGGCATGACCGTGCAAGGTCATGAATCCACCCTGCCCGTGACCGTGGCAGATATCGCCTATCACACTGCCGCCGTGCGCCGTGGTGCGCCACAGGCGCTGGTGATGGCCGACTTACCCTTTATGAGTTACGCCACGCCACAGCAAACCTTTGATAACGCCGCACAGTTGATGCGTGCCGGTGCCAATATGGTGAAGCTGGAAGGCGGAGAGTGGCTGGCTGACACCGTGCGTATGCTGACGGAACGTGCCGTGCCGGTGTGCGGTCACCTTGGCCTGACGCCGCAATCCGTCAATATATTTGGTGGCTACAAGGTGCAGGGCCGTGACGAAGCGGGCGCAGAGCGTGTGCTGGCCGACGCGCTGGCACTGGAAGCGGCGGGCGCACAGCTGATGGTGCTGGAGTGTGTCCCCGTCGCGCTGGCGGCGCGCGTCACCCAGGCGTTAAGCATTCCGGTGATCGGCATTGGTGCCGGTAACGTCACCGATGGCCAGATTCTGGTGATGCACGACGCCTTTGGCATTACTGGCGGCCACATCCCTAAATTCGCCAAAAACTTCCTCGCGGAAACCGGCGACATTCGCGCGGCCATCCGCCAGTATATTGCCGACGTTGAGGCGGGCGTTTATCCTGCCGCCGAACACAGTTTCCAGTAA
- the panC gene encoding pantoate--beta-alanine ligase: MLIIESLPMLRREIRRWRQEGKRIALVPTMGNLHDGHLTLVDEARERADIVVVSIFVNPMQFERADDLARYPRTLQDDCEKLNRHSVDLVFAPAPADVYPKGLDSQTFVEVPGLSSLLEGASRPGHFRGVSTIVSKLFNLVQPDIACFGEKDFQQLAIIRKMVADMGFDIEIVGVPTVRANDGLALSSRNGYLTAEERAIAAGLSQVMNNMAARLSNGERHVDEIIENAEAALQEKGFRPDGLAICDADNLQPLTVDSQRAVILMAAWLGNARLIDNQQVDLTE, encoded by the coding sequence GTGTTGATTATTGAATCGCTGCCGATGCTGCGCCGTGAAATTCGTCGCTGGCGGCAGGAAGGCAAACGTATCGCGCTGGTGCCCACCATGGGCAACCTGCATGACGGCCACCTCACCCTGGTGGACGAAGCGCGCGAACGGGCCGATATCGTGGTGGTGTCGATTTTCGTCAACCCGATGCAGTTTGAACGCGCCGATGACCTGGCGCGCTATCCGCGCACCTTGCAGGATGACTGCGAGAAGCTTAATCGCCATAGCGTAGATCTGGTTTTCGCACCGGCACCAGCGGATGTCTATCCCAAAGGGCTGGATAGCCAGACCTTTGTGGAAGTGCCGGGCTTATCTTCGCTTCTGGAAGGGGCGAGCCGTCCGGGGCATTTCCGCGGCGTCTCTACCATCGTGAGCAAACTGTTCAACCTGGTGCAGCCCGACATTGCCTGCTTCGGCGAGAAGGATTTCCAGCAGTTGGCGATTATCCGCAAGATGGTGGCCGATATGGGCTTCGACATCGAGATTGTTGGTGTGCCTACCGTGCGCGCGAATGATGGCCTGGCGTTGAGCTCGCGCAACGGCTATCTCACCGCTGAAGAGCGCGCTATCGCCGCCGGTCTGAGCCAGGTGATGAACAACATGGCAGCGCGCCTGAGCAACGGTGAACGCCATGTGGATGAGATTATCGAAAACGCCGAAGCCGCCTTGCAGGAGAAAGGATTCCGCCCTGACGGTTTGGCGATTTGTGATGCCGACAATCTGCAGCCGCTGACCGTAGACAGTCAGCGTGCCGTGATTCTGATGGCCGCATGGCTGGGCAATGCGCGCCTGATTGATAATCAGCAAGTGGATCTGACGGAGTAA
- the panD gene encoding aspartate 1-decarboxylase yields the protein MIRTVLQGKLHRVKVTQADLHYEGSCAIDQDFLDASGILQYEAIDIYNVTNGQRFSTYAIAAERGSKIISVNGAAARCACEGDIMIICSYVQVEDEVARSWQPKVAYFEGDNEMKRIAKALPVQVA from the coding sequence ATGATTCGTACCGTACTTCAGGGCAAGCTGCATCGCGTGAAAGTCACTCAGGCAGATTTGCACTATGAAGGCTCCTGCGCCATTGACCAGGATTTTCTCGATGCCTCCGGCATTCTGCAATATGAAGCCATCGACATCTATAACGTCACCAATGGTCAACGTTTCTCGACCTACGCGATTGCCGCTGAGCGCGGCTCTAAAATCATCTCCGTGAACGGTGCCGCCGCGCGTTGCGCCTGCGAAGGCGATATCATGATCATCTGCTCGTATGTGCAGGTGGAGGATGAAGTCGCTCGCAGCTGGCAACCGAAAGTCGCCTATTTCGAAGGTGATAACGAGATGAAACGCATCGCCAAAGCGTTACCAGTGCAGGTCGCCTGA
- a CDS encoding acyltransferase family protein, with amino-acid sequence MNRITWVDNLRGIGVLVVILLHCVIAVNGNVGHFAPLISVLDPLLIPVFLGLVFFVSGLFVDAGLRKGLGPFINNKVQTILYPFAVWVVVYGGLKILFSSMANNPQSPLHVIAMHLSGGGDITWFLHSLFFFFLAIIVVRQMPFWLVIPACLLLSYFLPEFSADGMFASFDNAHINKSVNLFIFFYVGDQLVRKQYDVPKLAENTLLVLLSFASVVLFVCLNLLSERPPSHVLLAALALLSIPVFVWISLKLNSRLVHYVGVNSIVFYLSHYLVIQFFSKIVKLHTQSLWVYDLLFVLAFIAAMIFPWTLCLLRQRGWFNFLFTLKSQPRVKIVKPV; translated from the coding sequence ATGAATCGGATAACGTGGGTGGATAATCTGCGAGGTATAGGTGTACTTGTTGTTATTCTGCTGCACTGCGTTATTGCGGTAAATGGCAATGTTGGGCACTTCGCACCGCTGATCTCAGTACTGGATCCGTTGTTAATACCAGTATTTCTTGGCTTAGTATTTTTTGTGTCGGGATTATTTGTTGATGCCGGATTACGGAAAGGACTCGGACCATTTATCAATAACAAAGTCCAGACAATCTTATATCCCTTTGCCGTCTGGGTAGTGGTGTATGGCGGCTTAAAAATCTTATTTAGCTCGATGGCGAATAACCCGCAATCTCCCTTGCATGTTATTGCTATGCATCTGAGCGGCGGCGGTGATATCACCTGGTTCCTACATTCACTGTTCTTTTTCTTCCTCGCCATCATTGTGGTACGGCAAATGCCGTTTTGGCTGGTGATTCCCGCGTGTTTACTGCTGAGTTATTTCTTACCTGAATTCAGTGCGGATGGCATGTTTGCCAGCTTCGATAATGCGCACATCAATAAATCCGTTAACTTGTTTATTTTCTTCTACGTGGGCGATCAGCTGGTTCGTAAGCAGTATGATGTGCCGAAACTGGCTGAAAATACGCTGCTGGTGCTGCTCTCTTTTGCCAGCGTGGTGCTGTTCGTGTGCCTCAACCTGCTGAGTGAGCGCCCGCCATCACACGTTCTGCTTGCCGCATTGGCGCTGTTATCGATTCCGGTGTTTGTCTGGATATCGCTGAAACTCAATTCACGGCTGGTGCATTACGTGGGCGTCAATTCCATCGTATTTTACCTGTCGCATTATTTGGTGATTCAGTTCTTTAGCAAAATCGTCAAGCTGCATACCCAGTCGCTTTGGGTTTACGACCTGTTGTTTGTGCTGGCGTTTATTGCGGCGATGATCTTCCCCTGGACGCTGTGCCTGTTGCGCCAGCGCGGTTGGTTCAACTTCCTGTTTACCCTGAAGTCTCAACCAAGGGTAAAGATCGTAAAGCCGGTGTGA
- a CDS encoding ABC transporter permease, with product MTHLYWVALKSIWAKEINRFARIWIQTLVPPVITMTLYFIIFGNLIGSRIGDMHGFSYMQFIVPGLIMMAVITNAYANVASSFFSAKFQRNIEELLVAPVPTHIIIAGYVGGGVARGVCVGILVTAISLFFVPFHVHSWSMVALTLLLTAILFSLAGLLNAVFARTFDDISLIPTFVLTPLTYLGGVFYSLTLLPPFWQAVSKLNPVVYMISGFRYGFLGINDVPLVFTLSVLIAFIVVFYVLVYALIQRGRGLRT from the coding sequence ATGACACATCTTTACTGGGTGGCACTGAAGAGTATCTGGGCCAAGGAGATCAACCGCTTTGCACGCATCTGGATTCAGACGCTGGTGCCGCCGGTGATCACCATGACGCTCTATTTTATTATTTTTGGTAATCTGATTGGTTCACGTATTGGTGATATGCATGGCTTTAGCTATATGCAGTTTATCGTACCGGGCCTGATCATGATGGCGGTGATCACCAATGCCTATGCCAACGTAGCCTCATCGTTCTTTAGCGCTAAATTCCAGCGCAATATTGAAGAGCTGCTGGTGGCACCGGTGCCGACGCATATTATCATTGCCGGTTATGTGGGTGGTGGCGTGGCGCGTGGCGTGTGTGTCGGGATTTTGGTGACCGCCATTTCACTGTTCTTTGTGCCATTCCACGTGCATTCCTGGTCGATGGTGGCCCTGACGCTGCTGCTGACCGCGATTCTGTTCTCGCTGGCGGGTCTGCTGAATGCGGTGTTTGCGCGCACCTTTGACGATATCAGTTTGATTCCGACCTTCGTGTTAACACCGTTGACCTATCTGGGCGGGGTGTTCTATTCGCTGACGTTGCTGCCACCTTTCTGGCAGGCGGTGTCGAAGCTGAACCCGGTGGTGTATATGATCAGCGGTTTCCGCTACGGTTTTCTCGGCATTAATGATGTGCCACTGGTGTTCACCTTGTCGGTGCTGATTGCGTTTATCGTGGTGTTTTACGTATTGGTGTATGCGCTGATTCAGCGTGGACGCGGCTTACGTACCTAG
- a CDS encoding ABC transporter ATP-binding protein, translating into MTYALELSGLTKTYPGGVQALKKLDLNVEAGDFYALLGPNGAGKSTTIGIISSLVNKSGGSVRVFGYDLEKDVVNAKRQLGLVPQEFNFNPFETVMQIVVNQAGYYGVERSEANKRAEKYLNQLDLWGKRNERARMLSGGMKRRLMIARALMHEPKLLILDEPTAGVDIELRRSMWTFLKDLNIKGTTIILTTHYLEEAEMLCRNIGIIQSGELVENTSMKGLLSKLQSETFILDLAPRSPLPQLEGFQYRLVDTSTLEVEVMREQGLNSVFSQLSAQGVQVLSMRNKANRLEELFVSLTQGKGAKA; encoded by the coding sequence ATGACTTATGCACTGGAACTTTCCGGGCTGACCAAAACCTATCCCGGCGGCGTACAGGCGCTGAAGAAGCTGGATCTCAACGTAGAGGCTGGCGATTTTTACGCACTGCTCGGGCCGAATGGCGCGGGTAAATCCACCACCATCGGCATTATCAGTTCACTGGTGAATAAATCCGGTGGCAGCGTGCGCGTATTTGGTTATGACCTGGAAAAAGATGTGGTCAACGCCAAGCGCCAGCTCGGTTTGGTGCCACAGGAATTCAACTTTAACCCGTTTGAAACCGTGATGCAGATTGTGGTGAATCAGGCTGGTTACTACGGCGTAGAGCGCAGTGAGGCCAACAAGCGCGCCGAGAAATACCTCAACCAGCTCGATCTATGGGGTAAACGCAACGAGCGTGCGCGTATGCTTTCGGGCGGCATGAAGCGTCGTCTGATGATTGCGCGTGCACTGATGCATGAGCCAAAGCTGCTGATCCTCGACGAACCCACCGCTGGCGTGGATATTGAACTGCGCCGCTCGATGTGGACCTTCCTGAAAGATCTCAATATCAAAGGCACCACCATTATTCTCACCACTCACTATCTGGAAGAGGCCGAAATGCTGTGCCGTAACATCGGCATTATTCAGAGCGGCGAACTGGTGGAAAACACCTCGATGAAAGGTCTGCTGTCGAAGCTGCAATCAGAAACCTTCATTCTGGATCTTGCGCCGCGTAGCCCGCTGCCGCAGCTGGAAGGTTTCCAGTATCGTCTGGTGGATACCTCTACGCTGGAAGTGGAAGTGATGCGTGAGCAGGGTCTGAATAGCGTGTTCAGCCAACTGAGCGCGCAGGGCGTGCAGGTGTTGAGTATGCGTAATAAAGCGAACCGCCTTGAAGAGCTGTTCGTCAGCCTGACCCAGGGAAAAGGAGCAAAAGCATGA
- the hpt gene encoding hypoxanthine phosphoribosyltransferase, whose product MKHTVDVMISEQEIATRIAELGKQISEHYRSSGSEMVLVGLLRGSFMFMADLCRAIDVPHEVDFMTASSYGSGMSSTRDVKILKDLDEDIRGKDVLIVEDIIDSGNTLSKVREILRLREPKSLAICTLLDKPERREVEVTVEYVGFTIPDEFVVGFGIDYAQRYRHLPYIGKVIPTGE is encoded by the coding sequence ATGAAACACACCGTCGACGTGATGATCTCTGAGCAGGAGATCGCAACCCGTATTGCCGAACTGGGCAAGCAGATAAGCGAACACTACCGCAGCAGCGGCAGCGAAATGGTTTTAGTGGGCCTGCTGCGCGGTTCCTTTATGTTTATGGCCGATCTGTGTCGCGCGATTGATGTGCCGCACGAAGTCGATTTTATGACCGCGTCCAGCTACGGCAGCGGTATGTCATCCACCCGCGATGTGAAGATCCTTAAAGATCTCGACGAAGATATTCGTGGCAAAGATGTGTTGATCGTGGAAGACATCATCGACTCCGGAAACACGCTAAGCAAAGTGCGTGAAATCTTGCGTCTGCGTGAGCCAAAATCACTGGCCATCTGCACCCTGCTAGATAAACCCGAGCGCCGCGAAGTCGAAGTGACCGTTGAATACGTTGGCTTCACCATTCCAGATGAGTTCGTTGTAGGCTTTGGTATCGACTACGCGCAACGCTATCGCCATTTGCCGTACATCGGCAAAGTTATCCCAACCGGTGAATAA
- a CDS encoding cystathionine gamma-synthase family protein, with product MAASSSKKTQISTHDLHPETQMLNYGYDPRLSEGAVKPPVFLTSTFVFNSAEEGQDFFDYVAGRKQPPEGKSGGLVYSRFNHPNSEIVEDRLAIYEGAESAALFSSGMSAIATTLLAFARPGEVILHSQPLYGGTETLLSKTLHDLEIKAVGFSDGTDEDKVYEAAKLAWQRGRVALILIETPANPTNSLVDIQLMKQVADVITQQQGSRPILACDNTLLGPLFQHPLQHGADLSLYSLTKYVGGHSDLIAGAVLGNKALVGKVRSLRSAIGTQLDPHSSWMIGRSLETLSLRMEKAASNAEKVAAYLRDHEQVEKLHWLPYLDESSPAGETYQRQCSGAGSTFSFDIKGGQPAAFRFLNALELFKLAVSLGGTESLASHPGSTTHSGVPQEVRQRIGITDATVRLSIGIEHAEDLIEDIRLALEAAQSA from the coding sequence ATGGCCGCTTCATCCAGTAAAAAAACGCAGATTAGCACCCACGATCTGCATCCGGAAACGCAAATGCTGAACTATGGCTACGATCCGCGGCTGTCCGAGGGCGCGGTGAAACCGCCGGTGTTTCTCACCTCCACCTTTGTGTTTAACAGCGCCGAAGAGGGGCAGGATTTCTTTGATTACGTGGCCGGACGTAAACAGCCGCCGGAAGGCAAAAGCGGCGGGCTGGTCTATTCGCGCTTTAACCATCCCAACAGTGAAATCGTCGAAGATCGGCTAGCGATCTATGAAGGTGCCGAGAGCGCCGCCCTGTTCTCATCCGGCATGTCAGCGATCGCCACCACGCTGCTGGCCTTCGCCCGCCCCGGAGAAGTGATATTGCATTCACAGCCGCTGTACGGCGGCACCGAAACGCTGTTAAGCAAAACCCTGCACGACCTTGAGATCAAGGCCGTGGGTTTCAGCGATGGCACCGATGAAGACAAAGTGTATGAGGCCGCCAAACTGGCATGGCAGCGCGGTCGGGTGGCGCTGATTCTGATTGAAACGCCCGCCAATCCCACCAACAGTCTGGTCGACATTCAATTGATGAAACAGGTGGCAGATGTCATCACGCAACAGCAAGGATCGCGGCCGATTCTGGCCTGTGATAACACCCTGCTTGGCCCCCTGTTCCAGCATCCGCTGCAGCACGGCGCAGACTTATCGCTCTACTCGTTGACCAAGTATGTCGGCGGCCATTCAGATTTGATTGCAGGGGCAGTGCTTGGCAACAAAGCCTTGGTAGGCAAAGTGCGATCGCTGCGCAGCGCCATTGGCACGCAGCTTGATCCCCATTCCAGCTGGATGATTGGTCGTTCGCTGGAAACGCTGTCGTTGAGGATGGAAAAAGCCGCCAGCAATGCGGAAAAAGTCGCGGCCTATTTGCGCGATCATGAGCAGGTGGAGAAACTGCACTGGCTGCCTTATCTCGATGAAAGCAGCCCAGCCGGCGAGACTTATCAACGTCAGTGCAGCGGTGCGGGTTCAACCTTTTCCTTTGATATTAAAGGCGGACAACCGGCGGCCTTCCGTTTTCTCAATGCGTTGGAGCTGTTTAAGTTGGCGGTGAGTTTGGGTGGCACTGAATCGCTCGCCAGCCATCCGGGCAGCACCACCCACTCGGGCGTGCCGCAGGAGGTGCGACAGCGCATTGGCATTACGGATGCCACGGTACGATTGTCGATTGGTATCGAGCACGCCGAGGATCTGATCGAAGATATCCGGCTGGCGCTGGAGGCGGCTCAATCAGCGTAA
- the cueO gene encoding multicopper oxidase CueO, producing the protein MQRRHFLKLTAALSAAGALPLWSRSLMAATRPLLPIPSILQPDAHGQYTLTAMSGTSQWNGKAVPTWGYNGNLLGPALRLQREKAVTVNIHNRLAEGTTVHWHGLEIPGDVDGGPQAVIAPGASRQVTFTPDQPAATCWFHPHQHGKTGYQVAQGLAGLVLLEDEDSGKLRLPMQWGEDDVPLIFQDKQLTKDGARIDYQLDIMRAAVGWFGDMMLTNGVQYPQQAVPRGWLRLRLLNGCNARSLDIATSDRRAMYVIASDGGLLAEPVKVDHLPLLPGERFEVMIDTSDGKTFDMVTLPVTQMGMTLAPFDQPLPLVQILPLRVMASGSLPDKLVDLPPLPSAEGVQNRWLQLMMDPQLDQQGMQALMDRYGHKAMGDMKMDHGSMDMGDGAMKMDHGSMDMSGGAMKMDHGSKPMDHGSESKTAGYDFHNGNKINGQAFNMTKPMFNAELGKLEKWTISGEGDAMLHPFHIHGAQFRILSENGKPPAAHRAGWKDMVSVNGWRSEVLVQFNYVANADNAYMAHCHLLEHEDTGMMLGFTVS; encoded by the coding sequence ATGCAACGTCGTCATTTTCTAAAGTTGACCGCTGCGCTCAGCGCTGCGGGTGCGCTGCCGCTGTGGAGTCGCTCGCTAATGGCGGCTACGCGCCCGCTCTTACCGATTCCCTCTATTTTACAGCCTGATGCCCACGGGCAGTACACGCTCACGGCGATGAGCGGCACCAGCCAATGGAACGGCAAAGCGGTCCCCACCTGGGGCTACAACGGTAATCTGCTTGGTCCAGCACTGCGCTTGCAGCGTGAGAAAGCGGTGACCGTCAATATTCATAACCGCCTGGCTGAAGGCACCACGGTGCACTGGCATGGGCTGGAAATACCCGGCGACGTGGATGGCGGCCCGCAGGCGGTGATCGCGCCTGGTGCATCACGACAAGTGACTTTCACCCCAGACCAGCCCGCCGCAACGTGCTGGTTCCATCCCCATCAGCATGGCAAAACCGGCTATCAGGTGGCGCAAGGATTAGCGGGCTTGGTGCTGCTCGAGGATGAAGACTCTGGCAAATTGCGCCTGCCGATGCAGTGGGGCGAAGACGATGTCCCGTTGATTTTCCAGGACAAACAATTGACCAAAGATGGCGCTCGCATCGATTATCAACTCGATATCATGCGTGCGGCGGTGGGCTGGTTTGGCGACATGATGCTGACCAACGGCGTGCAGTATCCGCAGCAGGCAGTGCCGCGCGGCTGGTTACGTCTGCGGTTACTCAATGGTTGTAATGCGCGATCGCTGGATATCGCCACCAGCGATCGCCGTGCAATGTATGTCATTGCCAGCGATGGTGGGTTACTGGCGGAGCCGGTGAAGGTTGACCACCTGCCGTTGCTGCCGGGTGAGCGCTTTGAAGTGATGATTGATACTTCCGATGGCAAAACCTTCGATATGGTGACGCTGCCGGTGACACAAATGGGTATGACGCTGGCCCCGTTTGATCAGCCTTTGCCGCTGGTGCAGATCTTGCCACTGCGCGTGATGGCGAGCGGTTCCCTGCCGGATAAGCTGGTGGATCTGCCGCCATTACCTTCAGCCGAAGGGGTGCAAAACCGCTGGCTGCAGCTGATGATGGACCCGCAGTTGGATCAACAAGGGATGCAGGCGTTGATGGATCGTTACGGCCATAAAGCCATGGGCGACATGAAGATGGACCATGGCAGCATGGACATGGGTGACGGCGCGATGAAAATGGACCATGGCAGTATGGACATGAGTGGCGGCGCGATGAAGATGGACCATGGCAGTAAGCCGATGGACCACGGCAGCGAGAGCAAAACCGCTGGATACGATTTCCATAACGGCAATAAAATCAACGGTCAGGCATTCAACATGACCAAGCCGATGTTTAATGCCGAACTGGGCAAGCTGGAGAAGTGGACGATTTCCGGCGAGGGCGACGCGATGCTGCATCCTTTCCATATTCATGGCGCACAGTTCCGCATTCTGTCAGAAAACGGCAAGCCGCCTGCAGCGCATCGTGCCGGCTGGAAAGATATGGTCAGCGTCAACGGCTGGCGCAGCGAAGTGCTGGTGCAGTTCAACTATGTCGCTAATGCCGATAATGCCTATATGGCCCACTGTCATCTGTTGGAGCATGAAGATACCGGCATGATGCTCGGGTTTACGGTCAGTTAA
- a CDS encoding YacC family pilotin-like protein, with product MTKSIKILLLAGLLGFSSTSFALSESEAEDLADLTAVFVYLKNDCGYQDLPDAQIRKALVFFAQQNRWDLSNYSNYNMKSLGEESYKDLSGIAITNDKKCKSLARDSLSLLAYVK from the coding sequence ATGACGAAAAGCATCAAGATCCTGCTGCTGGCGGGACTCCTTGGCTTCTCCTCCACCAGTTTTGCGCTGAGCGAATCCGAAGCAGAAGATCTGGCTGACCTCACCGCGGTGTTTGTCTACCTGAAGAATGATTGCGGTTATCAGGATTTACCGGATGCGCAGATTCGTAAAGCACTGGTGTTTTTCGCCCAGCAGAACCGTTGGGATCTGAGCAACTACAGTAACTACAATATGAAATCCCTCGGCGAAGAGAGCTATAAAGATTTGAGCGGTATCGCCATCACCAACGACAAGAAATGTAAGTCGCTGGCGCGTGATTCGCTGAGTCTGCTCGCTTACGTCAAATAG